The genomic window CGCTACACTATGAGGCGAACTTTGGATTCGGGACACTAAGGGAACGCGTGTCGTTATTCTTCAGCCCGGTGGCAACGACATGAGAAAGGACCAGCCCAACGTCACCGGCGAAATTCAAAGCCGCCTCCACGCCATGGGCGTGAAGGTTGTCATGCTGCCGAACACGATGTTTCGCGGCAAGCCGCACCAGGTCGACGGTATGCACCTGACCCCGCAGGGCTATCACATGCTGGCGCAGCAACTGGTGGGGCCTGTCGCGAGCGCTCTGCGAAAGTAGCCTTTAAAGTTGCCCGTCTCGCTTCGCGCAAAACCATCCGTGCGGCCGCGCTTCGATTTGAAACGCGATCTTGGCCGCGCGACCAATGGATGCTCGTTGCTACCGATATCGCTTGAGACGTTTACCCGGCAGAAGATCGTAAGCGGGCTTCCAACCGGGAATTGCGGCTACACGATCGAGCCAGCGGCGGATTTCCGGGTGAGTGGCCGACAGCATGAAACCTGACTCGTCTTCCGGGTAATGCAGGTAAGCGATCATCGAAATGTCGGCCACTGTCGGCTTGTCACCCGCGATAAAATCCTGCCGTGCGACGTGTCCTTCGAGTATCCCCATAAAATCTTCGAGCCTCGCCTTGAAATACTTCAGTACAGCAGGATCCGGGCTGGGCGTGAACGCCCGGTGATAGCGGTACGTTGCCATGAAGCCGGATAGCTTCTGATTGTCCCAGAACAGCCAGCGGAGCACTTCGCGCTTCTGGGCCTCAGTCTCCCCGCCGTACGCACCGAATTGGTCCGCAAGCCGCAAGAGAATTGGGGCTGTCTGTGTGTGGCGAACACCGTCGATTTCAAGCACAGGAATCTCGCCCATCTCGTTGACGGCATGCCGCCACTGCGGCGTGCGCGTGATCCCGCCGCCGAAATCTGTCCAGACCGGTTCGAAGGTCTGGCCGCATAGCGCCAGCATGAGAGCCAGCTTGTAGCTGTTGCCGGATTCTGGAAAGTAGTGCAGGCGGAAACCTTGCATGGAAAAGCTCTTCTGTGATGCGATCGTGCGACTGACTGCGATCGGTGCAAGTCTCGGCACCGAAGCGAGATCATATCGCAGGGAATCCTCCGTCCGTGGTTGCCCGATCGTTGCAGGTCCTTGCCCGATCCTGCTAATTGCGTTTGAAATCGCGAATGTCTGCTAGATTCAGCCGTAAGCCGTAATGAGCCCGCTTCTTAACGCTGTCCGGAACTACGCCGAGGACCATGCCGACCAGTCCGGCATCGCCCGCACTCCCATTCGCGGCCTCTCGATGGTCAGGGCGACGGGGCGCGGAGGCATTGCGCGATCTCTGCCGCGGCCGCTCGTGTGCCTTGTCGTGCAAGGCGCCAAGCATGTCACGCTAGGAGCCAAAGGGACGACGGTCGAGGCCGGCGATTCCATGCTGATGTCGGCCGGCGCTCCAACCGTCAGCCAGGTCATCTCCGCGAGTAGCAGTCGCCCTTACTTTGCAATCGCCATGGAGCTTGATCCGGCCTTGACCGCAGAATTGTCCGCCGAGATCGTCGAGCGACAGCCAAGCGGCATCGTTCCGGTTGCGCAATCTCGCCGCGCGGATGCCGAGGTGCTGGATTCGGCTCTGAGGCTTGTTCGGCTGCTGGAGCATCCTGATGCGGTGCCAGTGTTGTCGTCGCAGACCATCAGGGAGATGCACTACTGGTTGCTCATCGGACGGCATGGACCTGCTATCCAGGCGCTTGATCGTCTCGACAGCAGCCACAACAAGGTCTCCCGCGCGGTTGCGTTGCTTCGAGCCGAATTCGCACGTCCTGTCACCATCAAGCGTCTCGCTGATGCGGCGGGAATGAGTCCCTCGGCATTCCATCGCCATTTCAAAGCCGCAACCTCGCTCACACCCATGCAATTTCAGAAACAACTTCGCTTGCGTGAAGCCCGGCGGATCATGATGTCCGAGGCTGCGTCCGCGAGCGCTGCGGCTTTTTCTGTCGGCTACGAGAGTGTCTCACAGTTTACGAGGGAATACCGCCGTGCGTTCGGACTTCCGCCCGCGCGAGATGTGGAAGCTGCCAAGGTTCGCAGTTCATAGGCTCGCAATTCATAAGCTCGAAACTCGCTTTTGCCGGACTCACGCGTGCGTGGGGCAACGGTGTCTGCCGCAACAGCGTTTATCGATTTGGCGCATAATTCGAATTTATGCGCTAACTAGCATAAAATCCGTTTATCGGAATTGGCGCATAAATCGCGGTTATGCGTTACTTCGCATAAAATCTAATTATCGGAGCTGGCGTATAAAAGCATTCTGCCAGCGCGCGATCTCTGCGCGGGCAGCCCAAGCCTGCTGTCGCGTTTACGCTCACGAAGCAGGTGCGGGAGCGACCGTATCCGCCGCGACAGCGCCGCGCGTGCCGAGCGGCTTCGGCCGGCCTTCGGTGGTGTCGGCCGCTGTCTGACGCTCGATCTCCGAATTGAGCTCTGCGCCGCCCAGCACGACGATGGATGATATCCACATCCACATCATCAGGCCGATGACCGCGCCCAGCGAGCCGTAGGTCGCGTTGTAGTGTCCGAAGTTCGACAGATACCATGACAGCAGCGCGGAGCCAGCGAGCCACAGCACTGCGGCGACAATCGCCCCAAGGCTCAGCCATTCCCAGCGCGCCTCCGTGCGGCTCGGTCCGACCCGGTAAAGCACCGCGAGGGCGATGAGCAGAAGTACCACGATGACCGGCCAGCGGCCCCATGCGACAATGGCTTCGGCCTGCGCTCCAAGACCCAGCCGTTCGAGCGCGAGCGGGATCGCGACCACCGCGCCGACCATGATGAGTAGCGAGACGATGGCACCGACGGTGAGCAGCAGGGACACGGCGTTGAGCTTGAAGAAGCCGCGCTTCTCGCGTTCGTCGTAAACGACATTGAGCGCCTCGATCACCGCCTTCATGCCTGCATTCGCGCTCCATAACGCGATCGCCAGACCGATGATGAAAGACAAGCCGAGC from Nitrobacteraceae bacterium AZCC 1564 includes these protein-coding regions:
- a CDS encoding glutathione S-transferase (product_source=KO:K00799; cath_funfam=1.20.1050.10,3.40.30.10; cog=COG0625; ko=KO:K00799; pfam=PF00043,PF13417; superfamily=47616,52833), whose product is MQGFRLHYFPESGNSYKLALMLALCGQTFEPVWTDFGGGITRTPQWRHAVNEMGEIPVLEIDGVRHTQTAPILLRLADQFGAYGGETEAQKREVLRWLFWDNQKLSGFMATYRYHRAFTPSPDPAVLKYFKARLEDFMGILEGHVARQDFIAGDKPTVADISMIAYLHYPEDESGFMLSATHPEIRRWLDRVAAIPGWKPAYDLLPGKRLKRYR
- a CDS encoding membrane protein (product_source=KO:K07058; cleavage_site_network=SignalP-TM; cog=COG1295; ko=KO:K07058; pfam=PF03631; tigrfam=TIGR00765; transmembrane_helix_parts=Inside_1_111,TMhelix_112_134,Outside_135_181,TMhelix_182_204,Inside_205_224,TMhelix_225_247,Outside_248_261,TMhelix_262_284,Inside_285_296,TMhelix_297_319,Outside_320_333,TMhelix_334_356,Inside_357_393) — translated: MTRQRTRLPGSLLLAASSILALAAAYRHFLAGSVFIALPAKAVIPEARLPDAEPLGAQPAISQSDSFKSASSNSEAVTSDRGRHATRPWQIPLRGWRDIFVRTYQQIDEDRLLATAAGVVFYGLLAIFPAITALVSSYGLFADPATISTNLQSLAVMLPEGTFSIVQDQISRVTAQPPSRLGLSFIIGLAIALWSANAGMKAVIEALNVVYDEREKRGFFKLNAVSLLLTVGAIVSLLIMVGAVVAIPLALERLGLGAQAEAIVAWGRWPVIVVLLLIALAVLYRVGPSRTEARWEWLSLGAIVAAVLWLAGSALLSWYLSNFGHYNATYGSLGAVIGLMMWMWISSIVVLGGAELNSEIERQTAADTTEGRPKPLGTRGAVAADTVAPAPAS
- a CDS encoding Fe-S oxidoreductase (product_source=COG0247; cath_funfam=3.40.50.1110; cog=COG0247; superfamily=52266), producing MRKDQPNVTGEIQSRLHAMGVKVVMLPNTMFRGKPHQVDGMHLTPQGYHMLAQQLVGPVASALRK
- a CDS encoding AraC-like DNA-binding protein (product_source=COG2207; cath_funfam=1.10.10.60; cog=COG2207; pfam=PF06719,PF12833; smart=SM00342; superfamily=46689,51215), encoding MSPLLNAVRNYAEDHADQSGIARTPIRGLSMVRATGRGGIARSLPRPLVCLVVQGAKHVTLGAKGTTVEAGDSMLMSAGAPTVSQVISASSSRPYFAIAMELDPALTAELSAEIVERQPSGIVPVAQSRRADAEVLDSALRLVRLLEHPDAVPVLSSQTIREMHYWLLIGRHGPAIQALDRLDSSHNKVSRAVALLRAEFARPVTIKRLADAAGMSPSAFHRHFKAATSLTPMQFQKQLRLREARRIMMSEAASASAAAFSVGYESVSQFTREYRRAFGLPPARDVEAAKVRSS